The Mixophyes fleayi isolate aMixFle1 chromosome 1, aMixFle1.hap1, whole genome shotgun sequence genome includes a region encoding these proteins:
- the DRG1 gene encoding developmentally-regulated GTP-binding protein 1 — MSGTLAKIAEIEAEMARTQKNKATAHHLGLLKARLAKLRRELITPKGGGGGGPGEGFDVAKTGDARIGFVGFPSVGKSTLLSNLAGVYSEVAAYEFTTLTTVPGVVRYKGAKIQLLDLPGIIEGAKDGKGRGRQVIAVARTCNLILIVLDVLKPLGHKKIIENELEGFGIRLNKKPPNIGYKKKDKGGINLTATCPQTELDNETVKSILAEYKIHNADITLRSDATADDLIDVVEGNRVYIPCIYVLNKIDQISLEELDVIYKVPHCVPISAHHRWNFDDLLEKIWDYLRLVRIYTKPKGQLPDYTAPVVLPDSHTTVEDFCTKIHKNLIKEFKYALVWGASVKHNPQKVGKDHVMEDEDVIQIVKK; from the exons ATGAGCGGGACATTAGCCAAGATCGCCGAAATAGAGGCGGAG ATGGCCCGGACTCAGAAGAATAAAGCCACAGCACATCATCTTGGGCTGCTGAAAGCTCGCTTAGCTAAATTGCGTCGTGAGCTTATCACCCCGAAGGGGGGTGGAGGAGGTGGTCCTGGGGAAG GTTTTGATGTTGCAAAGACAGGAGATGCTCGAATTGGGTTTGTTGGATTTCCATCTGTGGGGAAGTCTACGCTCCTCAGTAACTTGGCTGGTGTTTACTCAGAAGTGGCAGCCTATGAGTTcactactctgaccacagtgccTGGAGTTGTGAGATACAAAGGAGCCAAGATTCAG TTGCTTGATCTCCCCGGAATCATTGAGGGGGCTAAAGACGGAAAAGGCAGAGGCCGACAAGTCATCGCAG TGGCTCGTACCTGCAATTTAATCCTTATCGTCTTGGATGTGTTAAAACCTTTGGGACACAAAAAGATAATTGAAAATGAACTGGAGGGTTTTGGTATCCGACTGAATAAGAAACCACCGAATATTGGGTACAAGAAAAAGGACAAAGGTGGCATTAACCTTACAGCCACG TGTCCTCAAACTGAGCTGGACAATGAGACTGTGAAGAGCATCCTAGCGGAGTACAAAATCCACAATGCAGATATCACTTTGCGCAGCGATGCCACAGCCGATGACCTGATAGATGTAGTTGAAGGAAATAG AGTTTACATCCCCTGCATCTATGTATTGAATAAGATTGACCAGATCTCATTGGAAGAACTAGATGTGATTTACAAAGTGCCACATTGTGTACCAATCTCTGCCCATCACCGTTGGAACTTTGATGACCTCTTGGAAAAGATCTGGGATTATCTGCGATTAGTGCGAAT tTACACTAAACCAAAGGGTCAGTTACCTGATTACACAGCACCAGTTGTACTTCCTGATTCTCATACAACAGTGGAAGACTTCTGTACCAAAATTCACAAAAACCTTATCAAAGAATTCAAATA TGCATTGGTTTGGGGAGCTTCTGTAAAGCACAATCCTCAGAAAGTTGGCAAAGATCACGTTATGGAAGATGAAGATGTCATTCAGATTGTGAAGAAATAA